aaattgtaattttaagatgCACAGAGAAATCGTTTGTGTTTGCAGCGGCTGTTAGGGTTAGCCTGAGGATGGCACCACGCTCCAGATGGTTCCGTCACACAAAAGGTCAGAAGCATAATGTGGTTTCTCAGCAGACAGACTTAAGTTGGatcaaacaaaactttaaacagAAAGCTTGTCTGAAACTAAACTTTATAGACTGTTCTGACATTTACTATGTTTTCCTATTTGATTAACAAGAGGTTAAAGGGAGATTTGAGTGATTTTTGTGTTGGTGATTTCACcagcagcagaataaaaagCTTGTGAAGTCAGTTGACCAACATGACTCGGATTGaccttttttggggggcaaatatttaacttttggCATTCACATTTCAACTGTTTATTAATATGGTAGAACTTTTTGGACATGTGTGGGATTTTAAAATTTGCCGTTATTGGATTATCTAAACTAAAGGAATATCTCAACCCACTCTGTCGGTTCTTAGATTTGAAAAGGGAAATCCATAAATCACAAATACTTCAATGATATAAAAGAAATGTAGTCCATTTACTGCTATATGaactttaatttgctttttgaaaGCAACAGCTGTAAGATCATTAAATCTAAGATGCacattaaaatatcaaagtaaataaatatgttaaatagattctgtaaaaataagcacaaatagctttagtgttttaaaaaaatattcaactttagACTCGGAATTTCTTAGAAATCAGTCAACTAATACATGTGACGGAGATTAGCgatacataaatatttcctggtaaattacattttatacagGCAGTTAAAAGGCTGCTCTTTGTAGGTCAGGACCCCCGTCGACTCCGGAGCTGTTGTCTGTTGATCTCGTTGAGAACCACATCTGTCCTCGGTTCTTCGTCAGCTGTAATTATTCTGTCTACAAGTGGATTTCCTGCAATGTACATGTTGGTAAATAATTGTCTATTAAACCTATCCACAATTATTAGCAGCTACGGAAAAGATAGAAGCCAATACTTCATATCTTAtccagcagtttattttttcaaatttgaagtACAAGCAGAATCCTATTCATGCATATTCAACACATAATCATGTTGAACTGCCACCTGAATCTTGGAGCTATGCTTAAATTGAGCCTTATTTTTGCTAGTAGCTACACCATACTGGACCTACTGGTCATGTCTGGTACCTTTCTCCAGCGGTCATTAGATGAAatcaagacatgcgcagtgacTATATAGCACAATGATTCAAAACGATAACGAAATTATTGCCAATAGCATTAGTAAACATGATTTCACGTACAACTGTTTTCCAGACAGAATGGCCTCAGATTAATAACTATTTAATTCTGCGTGCGATTATTcagtaatatttatttccagGTATTTTACATGCATGTGGCGTGTTGGGTCAGTCAAAACGTATTGCAGAAGGCATAACGTTGTTAAAAGTATTAATTCTTGCTTACCAATGCCGCTCATCTGCCCTGATGGCGTACTGGGCAGAAAAGTGGATCTGGACGGCCGACTGCTTTGTGAGGACGTAAAGGAGGTCAGAGGAGACTTCTTTGCGGTTTTCTGTGTTGCAGTGCGACTCCATTCTAAAAGaatgaggaaataaaagaaaatgccatatataagaaaataaaaaaaggttttttttatcttaaatgcattGAAAACTATCTTGCGAGTCTTAAGCTACAGGTGCACATTTTCATCCAGACTCACCTAAGTTTTCTGGGAGTCTCATACGGCCGCAGCACAGGTAGATCCTCCACTGCCTTCTGACGGTTTCTTTCGCCGCACAGTGGAACACAAATATGAAGAATCCTACAAAGCGCAAGAAAAATCTTAGTGGATCAGCAACGTTTTTAACTTACTCTTTTGGATACAGGACAGGTGTAGGGTTCAACAACTCACCTTGCAGGGAATTAAAGATGGCGAAGAGGTACATAAATGCCAGATTAACAGGACCCCAGGCAAAAAAGGCGAATCCCCACGTGAGACCCAGGAGGAGGGTGATCCCGATCACGCTGCGTGCGTCCTGCGCCGTGCTGCGGTGCTTGTTGTTATGaggattctgtttttttatccGGTGCAACTGGACTAAGACCACACCAAACATGACGATGTTGAAGATGAAAATCACACCGAAGTAGGCCACAACTGCCACGTAGAAAGCGATGTCGTTTCTTATCCAGCAGCTGCAAGACAACAAGGAGGAAGAGTGAATAAGCTACTCATTAGTAGTGATTTCATATGGAAGTTTAATTAGGGTTATAAAGGGTCTAAATCTTAATAAATTGGAGAAGTATTGCAAAGAGGAGAGGACATAATTCTTCCTTAATCATGTAGCTTTGGGCCTTATTTGTGTATCATGAACTGAGATTTAAAATCCAATGatgataatgtaattttttgacTCCTGATATCAAATTtgactcattttaaaacttgtcAAAGACCagataatttttattcattatggCCTGACACATAAAAGCTGCACTTGAAAGCGGCATGCTTTATTGTCCAGTGATTGTAGCTGTGAGTAAAACCCACTTTCAGCTGAACTTACAAGTCGTCACTCGTGCCATCTGAAAACTTTCCATAGGACATGAGGCCGTAGTTGTTTTTGTCGATCGCGATCACAATGATGACCACTAGCATTGGGAGTCCCCAGCCCACCAGCGAGAACTTCAGCATGTAGTGGGATATGTTGTCGTTGAAGACTTTCACGAGCGCGTAGTACATGTGGACGCCCTCGAGCCCCATCCAGGTGAAGGAAACCAGTAGGAAGTAGTGAAGGAACCAGGCCGTGGAAATGCAGAGGCCCACGGCTTTGGGATAAAGAGCCAGCCAGGCGTCCACCAGGAAGACCAGGTTGAGCAGCAGAAGTGCCAGGCAAAGCTGGATCAGAATTTTGGATGGGATGTCTTTACGCAGCTTTCTGTTGGGGTGAAAGGATTTAGACGCCAATCGCTGATACATCAGTTGTTAAAAGTTGCTTTACATGCTAAAATTCTTTtacctttccacattttcttcaaatcaaaCCGCTATCATCAGTGTCATTTACTGAGATTTGACGTAAGACTAATTAATACTAATGGATTTGCTCtcccaaataaaaatctgaaaacttacGCGTCGGCATTTAGCATCTTTCAACCCTAAACTAAAAACCTTGTAACATACATTTACAAGGCCTTGCCCTGGGTTAAACAATGTATCAACTCACCCAAATGCCAAGTAAGTGAGGAGAGTTACGAACAGGAAGATGGCAGAAAGTCCACAACCTATATATGTGATGAAGGTGAGGATGGTGGCCTGAGTACGACTGGTAACGGTCTCTCTGGAGATGTccttaaagtgaaataaatcaaatagaAGACATCAGAATGACATTCATGTCTGCTATTGTTATTAGACACACAGAGGTGTGAAATCTGCAACAGGTAATTGTGCTTACCAGTAAAATAGCAAAGCTGGTTAAATGGTTGCAGCCACAAACTGTCTCATTGTCGTTGGTTTCTTTGACAAAGCAGCCGTCTGAGTTCCAGCCACCTGCACCTTCTGCAGGAACGGCAACAGTTTCAAAAATGCAGCCTAATCTCAGTCTTTAagcatgtgtgtttgtattttttaacttaCTGTTATATGTAAAGTCCCAGAAAACACACACTGCCACAAAATTAGCCTGTAGTTTGGGAAAAGAAGCAAGGTTTCAGTTTCCAAATAAGTATTGTTTAGCTtaagtctggaaaaaaaaaaaagtattcagcAGCTTTTCATTCAAATATCCACCTGATCTCCTCTCAAAGTTTGTTGCTAATGAGCCTGTGAAAAATATCGAGCATTTCCTGTTAGAACTGGACTTACTGGAACAGGTTCCGTGTTTCTCAGGCGAATTACAACACTTTCCTCTAATCCTTTGATTGACAGATTGGCCACGCTTGCTCCCAAGATCCCACTGTTAAGTTTGCGTTGTCCTAATGAGTCATCCTGTGTTTTCATGCAGAGACGCATCAAATCGTTagtttgtgggaaaaaaatctactgcacatatttgctatttattttgtattttatttgacatcaATGACACTGGTTGACTGTATAGACCTTAAAAAGTGAGCTCTTCTGGTAGAAATTGAACTGGAGCCTGGAGACCAGCTTTTGTTCCTCAGCGGTTAGATTTTGAGTGAGTGAAGGAGGAAGAGTAATGGAGCCCTGAGGGATGGAGGAGTCCTTTAATGCGCTCCTTTTCAACCTTGGATTCCCCCGAACCTGCAGCACATAGGGGAACATACGGGGTGGAGAATAGATCTTTCTcaagaatatatttttcacaatacAACAGAGCTATAATTTCACCAACAGAACCTAAAACGTGTAAATGTATGAAAAGTCTCACAGAAGAGAATATAATTCAGTGCTTGGCAAAAGTGTGCTAAAACTGAGTTAttatctatgttttttttctcctcaagcTTTTAAGGAAAAATATGCCTTTACTTGAGGGGCCACAGTCTCACCTGTACGTTAGTCGGATCGAGGATGGAAAAAATTGTCTCTTGAAAGTTGGCGCCATCTGCTGGTTTCACAGAGACAGCCAAAGAAGGGTACAGCAGATTCTCAGCGGTGTTTCCAATCACCAACTTTAACCCCACTGTGTCAACAATCCCAATAATCCTGATGGAACAAAGGAACTGGTTAGTGCCATGCAGAATGATTGATCTATTTAACTAttaacaacattttacaaataaaaaaggtaTGATCATATGTTAAGCATACAATTAAAACTAGTTATTTATGTGCACTACCAGTAAATCAACCTAAATATTCCTGTCTTAGGTCAGCAAAGATTATTATCTTGTGTGTGGTGAATATCCACTTCTGACtttgaagaaattaataaaaaaatatttattgtatattattatgacatttagcaaataatatAGCAAAACAAAGTGGAGTTCATTTGCATGTGAACCTTTTGTGTGTCCTTGTTTTTCCTCAATATGGTCAAAACTTAGagttagagatttttttctaattggtCAAAGTGTTGGGAAAAGTTGAATAAGTGAGAGTAACCTGTCAGAGGAGCTCGACAACTTGTCAGGTGAAGCGTCCAACAGATTGCTGACGATGTTGACGGAGAGACCTCCCAGCTCCTTGCTGACAGTCGGGCCTGACAGAAGCTTCTCCAGCTGTGACACCAGCTGATCTATCTGCGCTGCGGTCAGTTTTGACACGTC
The DNA window shown above is from Poecilia reticulata strain Guanapo linkage group LG14, Guppy_female_1.0+MT, whole genome shotgun sequence and carries:
- the LOC103475437 gene encoding adhesion G-protein coupled receptor G2, which produces MEVSCSIKTAINHTKCTIMLGLSHKIPSCCILQTLCAASKRSSDIHVVGNRIDEQNRLQNQCNSNLGEPNSCIYSGPLDPSCVESGPEYVIPPINLTDCATGNSCSCSSYCNRSDAYYTFSISLQDPTINSSSLSSLISALAQRPNCSISTNVTCQSLATIASEYRNASVDCEMSGTKLSCRVILGFAQEVSICSVAEAVLNVFVLEEKIQYDGQVRRGAICGSAEINANSLDFQFNYTDSEISPDDFCVKIEGSNLLTCQTGENVVVHLKDQCVVSPTTSPNVTISPNVTSLNTTASPNVTSLNTTASPXVTLSQNATNPINSTIGPNVTVITNVTTVKPTIQPNNNTLTPTTTPKTQQNTTRAPSVPTTAAGGKPSSNITRSTTSGFVSVTTSVSSTGNGTAESQAKDLLALAQDVSKLTAAQIDQLVSQLEKLLSGPTVSKELGGLSVNIVSNLLDASPDKLSSSSDRIIGIVDTVGLKLVIGNTAENLLYPSLAVSVKPADGANFQETIFSILDPTNVQVRGNPRLKRSALKDSSIPQGSITLPPSLTQNLTAEEQKLVSRLQFNFYQKSSLFKDDSLGQRKLNSGILGASVANLSIKGLEESVVIRLRNTEPVPANFVAVCVFWDFTYNKGAGGWNSDGCFVKETNDNETVCGCNHLTSFAILLDISRETVTSRTQATILTFITYIGCGLSAIFLFVTLLTYLAFGKLRKDIPSKILIQLCLALLLLNLVFLVDAWLALYPKAVGLCISTAWFLHYFLLVSFTWMGLEGVHMYYALVKVFNDNISHYMLKFSLVGWGLPMLVVIIVIAIDKNNYGLMSYGKFSDGTSDDFCWIRNDIAFYVAVVAYFGVIFIFNIVMFGVVLVQLHRIKKQNPHNNKHRSTAQDARSVIGITLLLGLTWGFAFFAWGPVNLAFMYLFAIFNSLQGFFIFVFHCAAKETVRRQWRIYLCCGRMRLPENLEWSRTATQKTAKKSPLTSFTSSQSSRPSRSTFLPSTPSGQMSGIGNPLVDRIITADEEPRTDVVLNEINRQQLRSRRGS